The Candidatus Hydrogenedentota bacterium genome segment CACAACTGGCGAATGAGATTCACCGTATACTGCACGAACAATATGTGCCCGAAGATGCAATCGAACGCGAGCCCGGCGTGCTGCTGTCCGATGCGCGCAGTTCCTGGTACCTGTTCCGTTTCCGCGTGCACGTGCCTCCCGACTTAAACGCGGACGGACTGCGCGCAGTCCTGCGCGACAGCGTGCTTCAGGGATACGCTGCGGCCGTACAGGCCTACGAGAACTCCGAAGGAAGCGCCATCAATCTTTCGCTGGCCGGACGCGTCTTCGCGGAGGTCGTATTCCTCCCGGAAGAGCCGCCGCCACCGGCGCAGACCGACCTTCGCGCAGCCAGCCTGCATATCGCCGACGAAGTGCAGCGGCTCGTCGTGGCCATGGGCACCCCGCAAGAACAGTACGTGCCGCTGGGCATCGCCGACCGTGAAAACGCGGACGCGCGCTGGTCCTACATGCGGGCCGAAGCAACGCTCCCGCCCGGACTCACGCCACAGGATGTCGAGGCGCGGATAATACAGCAAATGGCGGACCGCGGCGTGCGCATGCAACTCGCCGAGGACGAGACCGGAACAGTCCTTCACGTTCTCGTGTCGGACAAAGAGTGTCTGGAAGTCTTTTTCCCGTGCCCGGCCGCTCCAGCGACACCCGACCCCGAGGAATTGCCGGACTTCAACGAATTGCCCCTCGAGTCGAACGGGACCGCCGAAGCGCAGGCGCCGGACCAGCAGACCGCGGCACAGACACCTGCGCCCGAACCGCCCGGCCAGCTGCGCGTGGCGATCATTCTGGACGACGGCGGATACGGGGGCGCATCGACGGACGCGGTCTGGACCCTGGACTCCGGGCTTACGCTGGCGATCCTGCCCAATACGCCATTCGGGGAGGCGACGGCGCTTCAGGCCACCGCGCTCGGTTTTGAAGTGATGCTGCACATGCCCATGGAGACGTACCGCGGTATCGCCACGTTTCCAGGCCAGCTTGAGACGGCGATGGATGCCACGCAGATCCGCGCGATCACCGAGGCGGCGCTTGAACAGGTTCCCGGCGCCACCGGCGTGAACAACCACACCGGCGGCAAGTTCACCGCGGATGCCGCGGCCATGCGCACGTTCCTCCAAATCATCCAGGAATACGGCCTGTATTTCATCGACAGCCGGACTACCGGGTCGAGTGTGGCGCTGGAGGAGGCGCGCGCCCTCGGGATTCCCTGCGCGGCGCGCCACGTGTTCCTCGACAACCAACTCGACCGCGAATACATCCGCGGGCAGTTCACCCAGATGATCGACGTCGTGAAGAAGCGCGGTGAAGCTGTCGCCATCGGGCATTTCCGCCGGGACACTGTGGCCGTGCTGCAGGAAATGCTGCCGGAACTTGAAAAGGAGAGTATCCAACTGGTCCACGCCTCGGAGCTGGTTCAATGAGCCGTATTCTCGGCATTGAGACCTCCTGCGACGAGACGGGCGTCGCGGTCGTCGCGGATGGCCGCCGTGT includes the following:
- a CDS encoding divergent polysaccharide deacetylase family protein; translation: MALEPRQDSASSKPPAPNRALSAWLYPLFGVTLVIAAAALAALLTVQHLRSRPVNLRPHTAQLANEIHRILHEQYVPEDAIEREPGVLLSDARSSWYLFRFRVHVPPDLNADGLRAVLRDSVLQGYAAAVQAYENSEGSAINLSLAGRVFAEVVFLPEEPPPPAQTDLRAASLHIADEVQRLVVAMGTPQEQYVPLGIADRENADARWSYMRAEATLPPGLTPQDVEARIIQQMADRGVRMQLAEDETGTVLHVLVSDKECLEVFFPCPAAPATPDPEELPDFNELPLESNGTAEAQAPDQQTAAQTPAPEPPGQLRVAIILDDGGYGGASTDAVWTLDSGLTLAILPNTPFGEATALQATALGFEVMLHMPMETYRGIATFPGQLETAMDATQIRAITEAALEQVPGATGVNNHTGGKFTADAAAMRTFLQIIQEYGLYFIDSRTTGSSVALEEARALGIPCAARHVFLDNQLDREYIRGQFTQMIDVVKKRGEAVAIGHFRRDTVAVLQEMLPELEKESIQLVHASELVQ